From Polaribacter butkevichii, a single genomic window includes:
- a CDS encoding adenylyltransferase/cytidyltransferase family protein: protein MKVGITFSAFDLFHAGHVKMLEEAKMECDYLICGLQTNPTLDRPEKNMPVQSVVERYIQLKGCRFVDEIVPYATEQDLEDILRSFKVDVRIIGDEYASKQFTGRKYCEEKGIDLFFNKREHRFSSSGLRKEVQEKENLKKKDK from the coding sequence ATGAAAGTAGGTATTACCTTTAGTGCTTTTGATTTATTTCATGCTGGGCATGTAAAAATGTTAGAAGAAGCAAAAATGGAATGTGATTATTTAATTTGTGGCTTACAGACAAACCCAACTTTAGATCGTCCAGAAAAAAATATGCCAGTACAATCTGTAGTCGAGAGATACATTCAGTTAAAAGGATGTAGATTTGTAGATGAAATTGTTCCTTACGCAACAGAACAAGATTTAGAAGATATCTTAAGATCTTTTAAAGTAGATGTCCGTATTATAGGAGATGAATATGCTAGCAAGCAATTTACAGGTAGAAAATATTGTGAAGAAAAAGGAATCGATTTATTCTTTAATAAAAGAGAGCACCGTTTTTCTAGTAGTGGACTACGTAAAGAGGTTCAAGAAAAAGAGAACTTAAAAAAGAAAGATAAGTAG
- the wecB gene encoding non-hydrolyzing UDP-N-acetylglucosamine 2-epimerase, translated as MKKKNLLIFGTRPEAIKMAPLVNQFLADKRFETKVCVTGQHREMLDQVLSFFDITPDFDLCLMKPNQNLYNLTGEVISGLKPILESFNPDYVFVHGDTTTTMAASIAGFYSGAKVCHVEAGLRTHNMLSPFPEEMNRQVASRVATYHFAPTIKSKENLLGENISEENILITGNTVIDALLESSNRVGDLDNEDVKEIKSKVNVDKKIILVTGHRRENHGQGFINICAALKEIAVNNPDVEIVYPVHLNPNVLKPVNELLGAISNIHLVKPLSYPSFVWLMNQSYLIITDSGGVQEEAPSLGKPVLVMRDTTERPEAVEAGTVILVGTDRAKIVSETQALLDDAKKYQSMSSLHNPYGDGKACKRIIEFISNLE; from the coding sequence ATGAAAAAAAAGAATCTATTAATTTTCGGCACAAGGCCAGAAGCTATTAAAATGGCACCTTTAGTTAATCAATTTTTAGCCGATAAAAGGTTTGAAACAAAGGTTTGTGTTACAGGTCAGCATAGAGAAATGTTAGATCAGGTTTTAAGTTTTTTTGATATTACTCCAGATTTCGATTTGTGTTTAATGAAACCCAATCAGAATTTATACAACTTAACGGGAGAAGTAATTTCTGGGTTAAAACCTATTTTAGAATCATTTAATCCCGATTATGTGTTTGTTCATGGAGATACAACAACAACTATGGCAGCAAGTATTGCTGGTTTTTATTCCGGAGCAAAAGTTTGTCATGTAGAAGCAGGTTTAAGAACCCATAATATGTTGTCTCCTTTTCCCGAAGAGATGAATCGTCAGGTAGCAAGTAGAGTTGCAACGTATCATTTTGCGCCAACCATTAAATCAAAAGAAAATCTTTTAGGAGAAAATATATCCGAAGAAAATATTTTAATTACAGGAAACACTGTTATTGATGCTTTGTTAGAAAGTTCTAATAGAGTAGGTGATTTAGATAATGAGGATGTTAAAGAAATTAAAAGTAAAGTTAATGTTGATAAGAAAATCATTTTAGTAACGGGACATAGAAGAGAAAATCACGGACAAGGATTTATAAATATTTGTGCAGCTCTTAAAGAAATAGCAGTTAATAATCCAGATGTAGAAATAGTATATCCGGTTCATTTAAATCCGAATGTATTAAAGCCTGTAAATGAATTGTTAGGCGCTATTAGTAATATTCATTTGGTAAAACCATTGTCATATCCATCTTTTGTTTGGTTGATGAATCAGTCGTATTTAATAATAACAGATAGTGGAGGTGTACAAGAAGAAGCGCCAAGTTTAGGAAAACCCGTTTTAGTAATGCGAGATACCACAGAAAGACCAGAAGCTGTAGAAGCAGGAACGGTTATTTTAGTAGGTACAGATCGTGCTAAAATTGTAAGTGAAACGCAAGCGTTGTTAGATGATGCAAAAAAATATCAATCAATGAGTTCTTTGCATAATCCGTATGGAGATGGAAAAGCGTGCAAAAGGATTATTGAATTTATTTCAAATTTAGAATAA
- the wecC gene encoding UDP-N-acetyl-D-mannosamine dehydrogenase, whose amino-acid sequence MKQVEVVTIGLGYIGLPTSALIAQNGIQVHGVDINQHVVDTINQGKIHIIEPSLDIAVEEAVKKGFLRADIKPVEATTYLIVVPTPFKGNHEPDISYVELATKNIIPFLKEDDLYIIESTSPIGTTEKMRRLIYDVRPELKDKLNIAYCPERVLPGNVMHELVYNDRVIGGVDEKSTQKAIDFYKQFVKGALHATNARTAEMCKLTENSSRDVQIAFANELSLICDKAGINVWELINLANKHPRVNILQPGCGVGGHCIAVDPYFIVSDYPMESKIIGTAREVNNYKSFWCAEKIQNEKLKFELKHGRKPSIALMGLAFKPNIDDLRESPAKYIAQKVLQNTNNEEYFIVEPNITEHNIFKITNYKEAYKKADIVAYLVAHNEFKTLPVDSEKVVLDFCGVMK is encoded by the coding sequence ATGAAACAAGTAGAAGTTGTAACGATAGGTTTAGGGTATATTGGTTTGCCAACATCAGCATTAATAGCACAAAACGGAATTCAAGTCCACGGTGTAGATATTAATCAACATGTTGTAGATACTATTAATCAGGGTAAAATACATATCATAGAACCAAGTTTAGATATTGCTGTAGAAGAAGCTGTAAAAAAAGGTTTTTTAAGGGCAGACATAAAACCAGTAGAAGCAACTACTTATTTAATTGTGGTGCCTACTCCTTTTAAAGGAAACCATGAGCCAGATATTTCTTATGTAGAATTGGCAACAAAGAATATTATTCCGTTTTTAAAAGAAGACGATTTATATATTATAGAATCTACTTCGCCAATTGGTACTACAGAAAAAATGAGAAGACTTATTTATGATGTAAGACCAGAGCTAAAAGATAAATTAAACATTGCCTATTGTCCGGAAAGAGTTTTGCCGGGAAATGTAATGCATGAGTTGGTTTATAATGATAGAGTTATCGGTGGTGTAGATGAAAAATCTACCCAAAAAGCAATTGATTTTTACAAGCAATTTGTAAAAGGAGCGTTGCATGCTACCAATGCAAGAACAGCAGAAATGTGCAAGTTAACAGAAAATTCCTCTAGAGATGTACAGATTGCATTTGCAAATGAGCTTTCATTAATTTGTGATAAGGCAGGTATAAATGTTTGGGAGTTAATTAATTTAGCAAACAAGCATCCAAGAGTTAATATACTGCAACCAGGTTGTGGAGTTGGAGGGCATTGTATTGCTGTGGATCCTTATTTTATTGTATCCGATTACCCAATGGAATCTAAGATTATAGGTACAGCGCGTGAGGTAAATAATTACAAGTCTTTTTGGTGTGCAGAAAAAATTCAGAATGAGAAATTAAAATTTGAATTAAAGCATGGTAGAAAACCAAGTATTGCCTTAATGGGGTTGGCTTTTAAACCAAATATTGATGATTTGCGTGAATCTCCAGCAAAATACATTGCTCAGAAAGTTTTGCAAAATACCAACAATGAAGAATATTTTATTGTTGAACCTAATATTACAGAACATAATATATTTAAAATTACAAATTATAAAGAAGCATATAAAAAGGCAGATATTGTAGCGTACCTAGTTGCTCATAATGAATTTAAAACATTACCTGTAGATTCAGAAAAGGTTGTTTTAGATTTTTGTGGTGTTATGAAATGA
- a CDS encoding adenylyltransferase/cytidyltransferase family protein gives MKKLIIVSGYFNPIHKGHLEYFNNAKALADELFVIVNSDLQRGLKGSKEFQNEEERLFIVENIKSVDKAMISVDKDRTVCASIRAIHEKYGKEYQLGFANGGDQDNNSIPEAPVCKELNIDLIDGLGDKIQSSSWLLKNN, from the coding sequence ATGAAAAAACTTATTATAGTATCAGGGTATTTTAATCCAATTCATAAAGGACATTTAGAGTATTTTAATAATGCAAAAGCTTTAGCAGATGAGTTGTTTGTTATTGTAAATAGCGATTTACAAAGAGGGTTAAAAGGTTCTAAAGAATTTCAAAATGAAGAAGAGCGTTTGTTTATTGTAGAAAATATTAAATCGGTAGATAAAGCAATGATCTCTGTTGATAAAGATAGAACTGTTTGTGCCTCTATACGTGCTATTCATGAGAAGTACGGAAAAGAATATCAATTAGGTTTTGCTAACGGAGGAGATCAAGATAATAATTCAATTCCAGAAGCACCTGTTTGTAAAGAATTGAATATTGATTTAATTGATGGTTTGGGAGATAAAATTCAATCTTCATCTTGGTTGTTGAAAAATAATTAA